The Eurosta solidaginis isolate ZX-2024a chromosome 4, ASM4086904v1, whole genome shotgun sequence genome includes a window with the following:
- the LOC137248139 gene encoding transcription termination factor 4, mitochondrial-like — MLRKFSTNSNKYVPLLHRRQQLSTPSMVSTVLDDETPLDQAHIDEAVRVNPLLARVSPAQWRNVHETLMNHGLNTSNFLRIATGNPEVFARPTQRLVDAMEFWRSFQFTEKLMFLLLTKYPELLDVNENMRLRKHIGYLKSFAGTSKNVWKLLMNCPDLLEQSERRVEEKVTYLKEVMRVEIPEIIKSEALSKPLEEIRCRHVFLERLGLFKPRPLKVDPDEPTKNPLLYQITNKSDNAFATKVCYVTLVEFEAFKESEYEEWEKGKKLARNFCIELG; from the exons ATGTTGCGGAAATTTTCAACAAATTCGAATAAATATGTGCCGTTGCTTCACAGAAGACAGCAA CTATCAACACCAAGTATGGTGAGCACAGTGCTCGATGATGAAACACCATTGGATCAAGCGCACATAGACGAAGCTGTGAGAGTGAATCCTTTGTTGGCTAGAGTGTCCCCGGCACAATGGCGTAATGTACATGAAACACTCATGAATCACGGTCTCAATACGAGCAATTTCCTGCGCATTGCAACCGGTAATCCGGAGGTGTTTGCACGTCCGACACAACGCCTAGTTGATGCAATGGAATTTTGGCGCAGCTTTCAATTCACCGAGAAGCTCATGTTTTTACTGCTAACAAAATATCCAGAACTTTTAGATGTGAACGAAAACATGCGTTTACGTAAACATATTGGTTATTTGAAATCATTTGCTGGCACTAGCAAAAATGTTTGGAAATTGTTAATGAATTGTCCGGATTTACTTGAACAGTCGGAGCGACGTGTCGAAGAAAAGGTGACGTACTTGAAAGAGGTAATGCGTGTGGAAATACCTGAAATAATAAAATCAGAAGCGTTATCTAAGCCATTAGAGGAGATACGTTGCCGCCATGTCTTTCTTGAAAGACTGGGTCTATTCAAACCAAGACCACTTAAAGTAGATCCAGATGAGCCAACTAAGAATccacttttatatcaaataaCCAATAAATCGGACAATGCATTTGCAACTAAGGTGTGCTATGTTACACTTGTTGAATTTGAAGCATTTAAAGAGtctgaatacgaggaatgggagaagggaaaaaaactcgcacggaatttttgtatagaattgggctga